In one Pseudomonas sp. Bout1 genomic region, the following are encoded:
- the gdhA gene encoding NADP-specific glutamate dehydrogenase: MIESVESFLARLKKRDPDQPEFHQAVEEVLRSLWPFLEANPHYLTSGILERICEPERAIVFRVSWEDDQGKVRVNRGFRIQMNSAIGPYKGGLRFHPSVNLGVLKFLAFEQTFKNSLTSLPMGGGKGGSDFDPKGKSDAEVMRFCQAFMSELYRHIGSDVDVPAGDIGVGAREIGFLFGQYKRLSNQFTSVLTGKGMSYGGSLIRPEATGFGCVYFAEEMLKRNGERVEGKRVAISGSGNVAQYAARKVMDLGGKVISLSDSEGTLYCESGLTEEQWSALLELKNVQRGRISELASRFGLEFRAGKAPWELACDIALPCATQNELDAEAARTLLRNGCVCVAEGANMPTTLEAVDIFIEAGILFAPGKASNAGGVAVSGLEMSQNAMRLLWTAGEVDSKLHSIMQSIHHACVHYGEENGRVNYVKGANIAGFVKVADAMLAQGIV; the protein is encoded by the coding sequence ATGATTGAATCCGTTGAATCCTTCCTTGCCCGTCTCAAGAAACGCGACCCTGACCAGCCTGAATTCCACCAGGCCGTGGAAGAAGTCCTGCGCAGTTTGTGGCCATTTCTTGAAGCCAATCCCCACTACCTGACCTCGGGCATCCTGGAGCGCATCTGCGAGCCGGAGCGTGCGATTGTGTTCCGGGTGTCGTGGGAAGATGACCAAGGCAAGGTACGGGTGAACCGCGGGTTCCGGATCCAGATGAACAGCGCCATCGGCCCGTACAAGGGCGGCCTGCGTTTCCACCCGTCGGTAAACCTGGGCGTGCTGAAATTCCTCGCGTTCGAACAAACCTTCAAGAACTCCCTGACCTCGTTGCCAATGGGCGGCGGCAAAGGCGGCTCGGACTTCGACCCCAAGGGCAAGAGCGACGCCGAGGTGATGCGGTTCTGCCAGGCGTTCATGAGCGAGTTGTATCGCCATATCGGCTCGGACGTGGATGTGCCCGCCGGTGATATCGGCGTGGGCGCCCGGGAGATCGGCTTCCTGTTTGGCCAGTACAAGCGCCTGAGCAACCAGTTCACTTCGGTGCTGACCGGCAAGGGCATGAGCTACGGCGGCAGCCTGATCCGCCCGGAAGCTACCGGTTTTGGCTGTGTGTACTTCGCTGAAGAAATGCTCAAGCGAAATGGCGAGCGGGTCGAAGGCAAGCGCGTGGCCATCTCCGGCTCCGGCAACGTCGCCCAATACGCGGCGCGCAAGGTCATGGACCTGGGCGGCAAAGTGATTTCCCTGTCCGACTCCGAAGGCACCCTGTACTGCGAAAGCGGTTTGACCGAAGAACAATGGTCGGCGCTGCTTGAGCTGAAAAACGTGCAGCGCGGGCGCATCAGCGAACTGGCGTCGCGTTTTGGCCTGGAATTCCGCGCCGGCAAAGCGCCTTGGGAACTGGCGTGTGACATCGCGCTGCCCTGTGCGACCCAGAACGAACTGGACGCCGAAGCAGCCCGCACCCTATTGCGCAATGGCTGCGTGTGCGTGGCCGAAGGCGCCAACATGCCCACCACCCTTGAGGCTGTGGATATCTTTATCGAGGCCGGCATCCTGTTCGCGCCGGGCAAGGCGTCCAATGCGGGCGGCGTGGCGGTAAGCGGGCTGGAGATGTCGCAGAACGCCATGCGCCTGCTGTGGACCGCCGGTGAAGTGGACAGCAAGCTGCACAGCATCATGCAGTCGATCCACCATGCGTGCGTGCATTACGGCGAAGAGAACGGCCGGGTCAACTACGTGAAGGGCGCGAACATCGCAGGCTTTGTGAAAGTCGCGGACGCGATGCTGGCCCAAGGCATCGTCTAA
- a CDS encoding GreA/GreB family elongation factor, with the protein MSRAFVNEDSAAAQASQPVERQVSAQPNHLTARGLAQLQAKVAQLQSEHGEESAKGERADKRRQADLERDLRYFNQRLQSAQVVAPATSTDKVQIGSWVTFANEQDEEQRIQLVGEDQADAAVGLINWGSPLGRALLGAQVGDEVLWKRPVGDQLIEILRIEPEV; encoded by the coding sequence ATGAGTCGAGCTTTCGTCAATGAAGACAGCGCCGCCGCCCAGGCCAGCCAGCCGGTGGAACGCCAGGTGAGTGCGCAACCCAATCACCTTACCGCCCGCGGGCTTGCACAATTGCAGGCCAAGGTGGCGCAGTTGCAGAGCGAGCACGGCGAAGAGTCTGCCAAGGGCGAGCGGGCCGATAAACGGCGCCAGGCCGACCTTGAGCGGGATTTGCGTTACTTCAACCAACGCCTGCAAAGCGCGCAAGTCGTGGCCCCGGCGACCTCCACCGACAAGGTGCAGATCGGCAGTTGGGTGACCTTCGCCAATGAACAGGACGAAGAGCAGCGTATTCAGTTGGTGGGCGAAGACCAGGCCGATGCCGCGGTGGGCCTGATCAACTGGGGTTCGCCGCTGGGCCGGGCGCTGCTGGGTGCGCAGGTGGGTGACGAGGTGCTGTGGAAGCGCCCCGTCGGTGACCAGTTGATCGAAATCCTGCGCATCGAGCCCGAGGTTTAG
- a CDS encoding type I restriction endonuclease, translating to MEFFEKLTNLAAKVRLQGPAIQTEEATKNAFVMPFINTVLGYDVFDPQEVTPEFVCDIGTKKGEKIDYAIMKNGEVQILIECKKIGESLSINHASQLFRYFHVTSARISILTNGQVYRFFTDLDAPNKMDEKPFLELDLLDIDEYSVPELIKLTKSAFDVDSIINAAGELKYVSQIKKVIAAQISKPDDDFVKVFASRVYEGVITQKVREQFFELTRKALSQFLNDQINDRLKSAMSGSIQPALASLPTSLAANTEITEREESEDKILTTLEELEGYHIVRAVVRSVVDAKRIVQRDTQSYFGILLDDNNRKPICRLHFNRSQKYIGIFDEEKNETRHAISSIDEIYEYSDHLKKTVGYYD from the coding sequence ATGGAATTCTTTGAAAAGCTCACCAACTTGGCGGCTAAGGTTCGCCTGCAAGGACCCGCCATCCAAACGGAAGAAGCCACAAAAAACGCTTTTGTAATGCCGTTTATAAATACGGTGTTGGGCTACGACGTATTTGACCCTCAAGAAGTAACGCCGGAATTTGTCTGCGATATCGGGACGAAAAAAGGTGAAAAAATTGATTACGCCATTATGAAAAATGGCGAAGTCCAGATACTCATAGAATGCAAAAAAATTGGTGAGTCACTGAGCATCAACCACGCTTCGCAATTGTTTCGCTATTTCCACGTCACAAGCGCGAGGATATCGATTCTTACCAACGGTCAGGTCTATCGATTTTTCACTGATCTGGACGCTCCCAACAAAATGGATGAAAAGCCTTTTTTAGAGCTGGACTTACTGGACATTGATGAATATTCAGTACCGGAACTGATCAAGCTGACGAAGTCTGCATTCGATGTAGATTCGATTATCAACGCCGCCGGCGAGCTGAAATACGTCAGCCAAATCAAAAAAGTTATCGCCGCGCAGATCAGCAAGCCGGACGATGACTTCGTCAAGGTCTTCGCTTCTCGGGTGTACGAAGGAGTGATTACACAGAAAGTCCGAGAGCAGTTTTTTGAGTTGACTCGAAAGGCGTTAAGCCAGTTTCTCAACGACCAGATCAATGATCGACTTAAGTCAGCCATGAGTGGGTCCATTCAGCCGGCTCTAGCCTCATTGCCCACTTCTCTCGCCGCTAACACCGAAATTACAGAGCGTGAGGAGTCAGAAGATAAAATACTCACTACTCTGGAAGAACTTGAGGGATATCACATAGTAAGGGCTGTCGTACGTTCTGTTGTGGATGCTAAACGAATCGTACAGCGGGATACACAGAGCTATTTTGGGATATTGCTGGACGACAATAATCGCAAGCCGATTTGTCGCCTTCACTTCAACCGCAGTCAAAAATACATTGGGATTTTTGACGAGGAGAAAAATGAAACCCGACATGCAATATCCTCGATTGACGAGATTTACGAGTACTCAGACCACTTGAAGAAAACTGTGGGTTACTACGATTGA